One Thiocapsa sp. genomic window, CTCCTGTCCTACTACAACCGCGAGCTGACGCATCTGCGCGAGATGGGCGGCGAGTTCGCGGCCGAATTCCCCAAGATCGCCGGACGGCTGGGTCTTTCCGGTTTCGAGTGCGCCGATCCCTATGTCGAGCGCCTGCTGGAGGGTTTTGCCTTCCTGGCCGCCCGGGTCCAGCTCAAGATCGATGCCGAGTTTCCGGCCTTCACGCAGCACCTGTTGGAGACCGTCTATCCTCACTATCTGGCGCCGACCCCATCGATGGCGGTGGTCCAGATGGAGCCGGATCTCAACGAAGGGGCGCTGGTCGAGGGAGTCGCTCTCCCGCGCGAGACGCAATTGCGCAGCACCATCGGCAAGGGCGAGCAGACCGCCTGCGAGTACCGCACGGCCCATGAGGTCCGGCTCTGGCCCCTCGAGCTGACGGAGGCGGAATACTTCACCCACATCGGGCCGGTCGCAAGGGCGGATCTGCCGGCCCTGCAACGCAGCAAGGCGGGGATCCGGCTGCGCCTGCGCATGACGGCCGGCCTGACCTTCGCGCAGCTCGCCCCGAGCCGGCCGGACCTGTTCCGTTTGGATCTCTTCCTGCAAGGGACCGACCAGATCCCGTTCGATCTCTACGCCCAGCTGCTCGGCAAAACCACGGCGGTGCTGGTCCAGCCGACGGCGCGCCCGGTGCCCTGGATCGAGGTGCTCCCGCCGAGCGTCCTGCGTCCGCTCGGCTTCGAAGAAGACGAGGCCCTCTTGCCCTATGCTCCGACATCCTTTCACGGGTATCGGCACCTGCACGAGTACTTCGCCTTTCCTGCGCGATTCCTCTTCGTGGCCATCGATGCGCTGGGGCCGATCCTGCGACGCATCGCCGCGCCCGAGGTCGATCTGATCCTGCTCTTCGATCAGACGGCCCCGTCCCTCGACGGCGTCCTCGGCGCGGGCAATTTCGCACTCCATTGCACCCCGGCCATCAACCTGTTTCCCAAGCGCTGCGACCGGATCCATCTCGGCGATGCCGGGCCGGACTATCACATCGTTCCGGACCGCACCCGCCCGATGGACTTCGAGGTCTATCGCGTCGACAGTGTGACGGGTTACGGCGCCGCGACGACGGAGATGCGCG contains:
- the tssF gene encoding type VI secretion system baseplate subunit TssF — encoded protein: MDPRLLSYYNRELTHLREMGGEFAAEFPKIAGRLGLSGFECADPYVERLLEGFAFLAARVQLKIDAEFPAFTQHLLETVYPHYLAPTPSMAVVQMEPDLNEGALVEGVALPRETQLRSTIGKGEQTACEYRTAHEVRLWPLELTEAEYFTHIGPVARADLPALQRSKAGIRLRLRMTAGLTFAQLAPSRPDLFRLDLFLQGTDQIPFDLYAQLLGKTTAVLVQPTARPVPWIEVLPPSVLRPLGFEEDEALLPYAPTSFHGYRHLHEYFAFPARFLFVAIDALGPILRRIAAPEVDLILLFDQTAPSLDGVLGAGNFALHCTPAINLFPKRCDRIHLGDAGPDYHIVPDRTRPMDFEVYRVDSVTGYGAATTEMREFRPFYSATDMSARDAERAYYSVHRVPRRLSSRQRRQGPRSSYIGSEVYVNLVDSGDAPWSSQLRQLAVTGLCTNRDLPLQMPVGTGKTDFSLEIGAPVQAVRVLAGPTRPQPSHAHGDTAWRLISHLSLNYLSIADSDGGTGAAALRELLALYADLANADVRHQVEGLRGVASRPITRRLPGVRPVTYARGLEISLHCDETAFEGTGVFLLGSVLERFFARYCSINSFTETLLKTDRGEVMRWPATIGRRPIL